The following proteins are encoded in a genomic region of Blastopirellula marina:
- a CDS encoding YidH family protein, translating to MSDESDPRVFFAAERTMLAWLRTGLAVIGIGFLVARFGLFLRMLRHPGADISPPLASSLIGIGFVLLGATLIGVSAWQHARFIRGMVFQQLPQAYSTRFAIVISAFVALLGLALAMYLLLSVFEGVVPAGANGSPS from the coding sequence GTGTCAGATGAATCAGATCCCCGCGTGTTCTTCGCGGCCGAACGCACCATGCTCGCTTGGCTGCGAACTGGCTTGGCGGTGATCGGGATTGGATTTCTCGTCGCGCGGTTTGGTCTGTTCTTAAGAATGCTTCGACATCCCGGAGCTGATATCTCTCCTCCCCTCGCTTCCTCGCTCATCGGAATCGGATTCGTACTGCTAGGGGCCACACTGATCGGTGTCTCGGCTTGGCAGCACGCACGCTTTATTCGTGGGATGGTATTTCAGCAACTGCCTCAGGCCTACAGCACTCGCTTTGCCATCGTCATCTCTGCCTTCGTGGCCTTGCTTGGATTAGCGCTGGCCATGTATCTGCTGTTGAGCGTGTTCGAGGGCGTTGTCCCCGCGGGCGCGAATGGTTCGCCTTCCTAA
- a CDS encoding fatty acid desaturase family protein, with protein MSDISAKSSPAPLHCNKSDDFSMAEARKTIGDLFKPKPWVYWTDFLMSFSVAIVCFRLVRQSELFSWQQIACFVVSSLLFYRLAMFIHELVHLRTGTMTAFRVVWNLLVGVPFLMPSFVYYTHLDHHRRKHYGTDKDGEYLPIEHEGRWQIFAFLASGFVVPFLAVFRFLVLTPLTWVSPAFRDWAFQHASSMVIDPKYIRPLPTKDAMRMIRIQEGLCFLWCLGLLIGTLTVGEYPYPLLIQGYCTGVFVLTVNAVRTLVAHRWHNHEGEMTFLEQLLDSINFPSKMLLTELWAPIGTRFHALHHMFPSLPYHAMPEAHKRLMKALPEGSPYHQTNEYSFTHAFADLWVRCGQKSDAPGSNEANETKVASPESVSSKMAKSA; from the coding sequence ATGAGCGATATTTCAGCAAAATCCAGCCCGGCTCCGCTGCACTGCAACAAGAGCGACGATTTTTCAATGGCCGAGGCTCGCAAGACGATCGGCGATCTGTTTAAGCCGAAGCCGTGGGTCTACTGGACCGACTTTCTGATGAGCTTCAGTGTGGCGATCGTCTGCTTCCGTCTGGTGCGCCAGAGCGAACTTTTCAGCTGGCAGCAGATCGCCTGCTTTGTCGTCAGTAGCTTGCTGTTCTACCGCTTGGCGATGTTCATTCACGAATTGGTTCACCTGCGTACCGGCACGATGACTGCATTCCGCGTCGTGTGGAACTTGTTGGTCGGTGTACCATTCCTGATGCCGTCGTTTGTCTACTACACGCATTTGGATCATCATCGCCGCAAGCATTACGGCACCGACAAAGACGGCGAGTACTTGCCAATCGAACATGAAGGTCGTTGGCAGATCTTCGCTTTCCTGGCTTCCGGGTTTGTGGTTCCGTTTTTGGCGGTGTTTCGTTTCCTCGTGCTCACCCCGCTAACTTGGGTTAGCCCCGCATTCCGTGATTGGGCGTTTCAGCACGCCTCGTCCATGGTGATCGATCCGAAGTACATCCGCCCATTGCCTACCAAAGACGCAATGCGCATGATTCGCATTCAAGAAGGTCTTTGTTTTTTGTGGTGTTTAGGTTTGCTCATCGGAACGTTGACCGTTGGCGAGTATCCGTACCCGTTGCTCATTCAAGGTTACTGTACGGGGGTGTTCGTCCTCACGGTCAATGCCGTGCGAACGCTAGTCGCTCATCGTTGGCACAATCATGAAGGGGAAATGACTTTCCTCGAGCAATTGCTGGACTCGATTAACTTCCCAAGCAAGATGCTCCTTACCGAGCTGTGGGCTCCGATCGGAACGCGTTTCCATGCATTGCATCACATGTTCCCTTCACTTCCGTATCACGCAATGCCGGAAGCACACAAGCGATTGATGAAGGCCTTGCCGGAAGGCTCACCCTATCATCAAACCAACGAGTATTCTTTCACGCATGCATTCGCCGACCTTTGGGTTCGGTGCGGGCAAAAGTCAGATGCACCAGGGAGCAACGAAGCCAACGAAACGAAAGTTGCCAGTCCCGAATCGGTATCCAGCAAGATGGCCAAATCGGCCTAA
- a CDS encoding beta-ketoacyl-[acyl-carrier-protein] synthase family protein, whose amino-acid sequence MPSSIEIVITGTGIVSPIGIGNEAVWDSLVQGKSGIAPLTEFTAPEYPVSFGGELKDFDGKKYVKPRKALKVMCREIQTGFAAAALAMDQAQLQPGSIDPDRLGVVYGSEMLYSDFEDLRAAYEQCVEEGWYKHDRWGPSAMSETNPLWMLKYLPNMPACHVGIYYDGRGHNNTICLEECSSLGAISEALSHLRRGTMDCMITGATGSRLNINVLMYRGDSLLSHRNDAPEKASRPFDQDRDGMVSSEGAAAFVLEPREKAEARGAQILGRVLGAASTFGRITEEAVVSPTAVKACLETTLRDAGITADDIACVFAHGTSIAADDRLEAEGIHAALPGVPVAAMKSYYGHTGAAGGALDAAMAVLSHQHGQVPPTLNYETPDPACEIPVIHGQPLSIEKPVILVLSQTRRGQCTCVAIAR is encoded by the coding sequence ATGCCGTCCTCAATCGAAATTGTGATTACCGGAACCGGGATTGTCAGTCCCATCGGAATTGGCAATGAGGCCGTGTGGGATAGCCTTGTCCAGGGTAAATCTGGCATCGCTCCCCTAACGGAATTTACTGCGCCGGAGTATCCCGTCTCGTTTGGGGGTGAGCTCAAGGACTTTGACGGCAAGAAGTACGTCAAGCCGCGCAAGGCCTTGAAGGTGATGTGCCGCGAGATTCAAACCGGCTTCGCCGCCGCTGCCTTGGCGATGGATCAAGCTCAGCTTCAGCCAGGCAGTATCGATCCTGATCGACTCGGTGTCGTTTACGGCAGCGAAATGCTGTATAGCGATTTCGAAGATCTGCGAGCCGCCTACGAACAGTGCGTCGAGGAAGGCTGGTACAAGCACGATCGCTGGGGCCCTTCCGCGATGAGCGAAACCAATCCGCTCTGGATGCTTAAGTACCTGCCGAATATGCCCGCCTGCCATGTTGGAATCTACTACGACGGCAGGGGGCACAACAACACGATTTGCCTGGAAGAATGTAGCTCGCTGGGAGCCATATCCGAGGCTCTTTCTCACTTACGACGTGGCACGATGGACTGCATGATCACCGGTGCAACCGGCTCGCGGCTCAACATTAACGTGCTCATGTATCGTGGTGACTCGTTGCTCTCGCACCGCAACGACGCTCCCGAGAAGGCCTCGCGACCATTCGACCAAGATCGCGACGGCATGGTCAGCAGCGAAGGCGCAGCCGCATTCGTGCTCGAGCCTCGTGAGAAGGCCGAAGCACGAGGTGCTCAGATTTTGGGGCGTGTCCTGGGTGCTGCTTCGACATTTGGTCGCATTACGGAAGAAGCCGTCGTCTCGCCGACCGCAGTCAAAGCATGCCTCGAAACCACACTTCGCGATGCTGGCATCACCGCCGACGATATCGCTTGCGTATTCGCCCACGGGACGAGCATAGCGGCTGACGATCGCCTGGAAGCTGAAGGAATTCATGCGGCTTTGCCCGGCGTACCAGTCGCTGCCATGAAGAGCTACTATGGTCACACTGGCGCAGCTGGTGGAGCTCTGGATGCAGCCATGGCCGTTCTGTCTCACCAACATGGTCAAGTGCCTCCTACGCTGAACTACGAGACGCCTGATCCGGCCTGTGAGATCCCCGTAATCCATGGTCAGCCACTGTCCATCGAGAAGCCAGTGATTCTCGTCCTCAGCCAGACTCGCCGGGGGCAATGCACCTGCGTGGCAATCGCACGATAG